The genomic window cattccttggATCATCCTCGTGACCCTCCTTGGACATTCTCAAATGCtagcacaacttttcttagataaggggcccaaaacagctcacgatactccaagtgctctctgaccaaagccttataaagcctcggcattgcatccttgctttcatattagtcaatgagaccacaagaccataaaatacaggagcagaattaggcatttggcccatcaagtctgctccaccatttcatcatgcctgatccattttccctctcagcccctatttcctgccttctgcctgtatctcttcatgccccaaTTAATCAAGAACTCATCAACCTCTGTATTAAATATTCTGAttgactggcctccacagccgcctgtaaaagtgaattccacagacttaccacccaccggctaaagaaattcctcctcatctccattctaaaaggaagtccctctattttgaggctgtgccttcaggtcttagactcccccaccataggaaacatgccctccacatccaccctatcaaggacTTTGAACATttgacagatttcaatgagatactgcctcattcttctgaattccagtgagtacagacccagagccatcaaacactcctcatacgaaaagactttcaatcctggaattatttttagtgaacctcctttgaaccccctccaatgccagcacatcctttctcagataaggggcccagaaatGCTCACGATACCCCAAGTGAGGCCTGACGAGTGTcttgtaaagcctcaacattacatctttgcttttatattctagtccttttgaaatgaatcttAAACGTTTGTCtagcatttgtcttcctcaacaacaactcaacctgcaaactaacctttagggaatcctgcacaaggactcccgttTCTGTTTCCACCTTATAATTTTGAATTTTCTatacatttacaaaatagtcagccctttcatttctttcacctctatatgttagatctggctttactccatgcacttctttcactgctctatcgctccaggtcccatccATGAATCAACAGGTTAATTCTACTcgtgtgtcttctggtcttatgatcttattctgACTCTGACGCAGCCGACTGAAAGCGAGCATCCAGGCAATTATGACAAAGAATGGTAAATTGGCCTCCATTGCAGGCCGTTTtgatcctgtggtgaactacgtgtgcctgtccggacacgccccctactgactgcccctgtggctcctcccacagacccctgtataaaggcgatcagagcctgggcccggcctctcagtctccaggatgtagtatgatggtcactcactgctggttccttcttccagtcaataaaagccgatatctcgtctttatgtctcagagtgagttattgatggtgcatcagatcctGGATACGAACTCAGACACATATGGAGTACTGTTATTGAGGGACAGCAGAGGAACAGGACCTCCACATCTGTGTCAAAGATAAAGGGACAATTTTAATCCTactttaatcctattttattctcaTACACTCACATCATCTGCCCAGCCTCTTCATGTTGGAGACAAGAGTAAAATCTGTACTAGTGGCCAGTCACATGATTTCAgtagggcatttgataaggttccccagccaaggctcatttagaaagtaaggaggcatgggatccaagaagacCTTGTGTTGTGGAagtagaattggcttgcctacagaaggcaaagggtggttgtagacggtccgtattttgcatggaggacagtgaccagtggtgatttgcagggatctgctctgggccccctctttgtgattttttataaatgacctggatgtgttGCAATAGGCGGCTAgtgtggacccaagtgcaggacacaggatcAGGTTGGATTCTTACGCAGACGTGAACATTGGACGACAAACAGGAGGAACCTTGACACGAAGCCTGGACCTGGGACTTAGACACagggcctggacttggacttggactcggagcTTGGACACAGAGGCAGCAAATGGCCAGCAAATCTCAGATGGACAGGAAAATGACAGAATTTGTATCTTGCCTCGGAGTAGTAGTAAACGTCCGGCAAAACTCAGCTGGACGCAAAAACAATGGAATTCCAAAAGCAACCGCAGGCACCAAAGCAACTTAGAGTCCATTATTCTTGCAGGCCTGGAACATGCATTGCTGCACATTGATGGTCCTGCCCTGAGTAGATGTAAGCTAGAGTTTTTCTGTTGCTGGTTGAGATGAAAATCAGGTGCCTACATCAAGGAGCCAGGTAAAACatggggaaaaggaaattaacagAAATGAGTAGTAAATGGACCAAACTGTGACAGTACGGACTCCTCAATGGGAGCCTCCATGTGATCCAAAAGGCTTGCCTGGATTGTCAATGACCCGGGCGGATGGAGGGGGTTTGGCAGGGGAGCACAAAGGCTGACAGACACAGGTCCCTCTTTTGTGGGAGTCAGTGAAAACTTTTCTTGCTCAATTTGTCAACAGTCCCTTGATCGTGGCTCAGAAATATAATTCAATTCGTAACGACACATTGGCTTTTCCTAATTGTCGTTGTATTTGCATGATTTTATCATTTGATACCTGGGATCTCTGAGTCAATCTTCAAACCTACAAATTGCTCTCTGGACGGGATTCCAGTAGGGGACTCTGGTTAGCGAGAGTTTGTACGACAGTATTTGGCTGGACTGTTCTGTTGCAATGGGTGGCTGGTGCGAACCCAGGTGCGGGACACCGACACGGATTTTGGGTTGGATGCTTACGCAGATGTGAACGTTGGATGACAAACAGGAGGAACCTTGTCAAGAAGCCTGGACCTGGGACTTAGACACAGAgactggactcggactcggacatggagcctggactcagactcagacCAGGACTCAGAACTtggacacagagcagggactcaGAACTGTGACTCGGGCCAGGACTCAGaacttggacacagagccaggacttggaacttggacacagagcagggactcggaacttggacacagagccaggactcggaacttggacacagagcagggacttGAACTTGGACACTGAGCAGGGACTCAGAACTtggacacagagcagggactcggaacttggacacagagccgggacttgaACTTGGACACTGAGCAAGGACTCGgaacttggacacagagccgggacacgGAACTTGGACACAGAGCAGGGACACGAACTtggacacagagcagggactcggaacttggacacagagctgggactcggAGCTCGGCCACGGAGCGGCAAATGGCTAGCTAATCTCAGAATTCATATCTTGCCTTGGAGTAGCAGCAAACATCCGGCAAAACTCAGCTGGACACGAAAATGACGGAATTTTCAACGTAACCGCAGGCACCGAAGTAACTTAGTGTCCACTATTCTCGGTGGCCCGGAATGTGCATTGCTGCACTGGCTGAGGTGATGGTCCAGCCCTGAGTAGATGTAAGCTGGAATTTTTATGCTGCCGGTTCAGATGAAAATCAGGTGCCTTTATCAAGGAGCCACGTAAAATACGGGGAAAAGGAATCCAACAGAAATGAGGAGTAAATGGACCAGACAGTGacaggatgaggaagtagaaggataGGTTaataagtctgctgatgacaaaCTAACAGCCTGATGGAGGTGTGTtagtagagagtctggaaggttgtcagagtttagagtgggacatcgataggatgcaggaatgggctaagaagtagcagatggagttcaacccagttaagtgtgaagtggttcattttggaaagacaaatttgaagacagaatataatgtaaATGGTAAGAattttggtagtgtggaggatcagcgagatattggggtctgtgtccataggaaaCTCAAAGCTGCTGAACAGGATGACACCATTGTTAAGAAAGCCTTTGGTGTGATGCCCTTCATAAACAGtggtattgagttcaaaagctgtgaggtaatgttaaataTACGTATTAGTTGGACCCCACTACcttctcccacaatcacaatcaCCCGAACGTTGGGATTTTGGTTGCTGAGAGAGATGGGCCTGATTTCAACTCTTCCATCTCAGCCTGCGCCACCAGAGGGAGTAGAGTTGGAGCTGCAGTTCCCAGCCGAGCCTGAGGCGAGTCCATCTATCACCCCAGGGAATACACCCCTAGGAAATTGTTACTCAGCCCTGAGCACATCACTTTATCACCCAGCGCTGCGAATAGAAAGGAGAAACGAAAGACGGCAGATACTGCAATCCGGAACAAGACCTGTCTTATTGGtgcactcagcaggtcgagcagcatctctACAGGCAAACGGGTAACAGCCCACAGTTCTATGAGCATGAACCGGAGCTCATGTGAAATATATGGAACACAACGTCTGCTGACAATCACTCGGCTATGTGCAGCTGCAATTTGTGAGAGGAAAGAGGAAGCGTGGAGACGAAGGATAGCAGGTGATAGGCAAAGACAATAAGGGAGGTAGGATGGCAGAGCGGACCATGTGAGAGTGGAGAGTAGGAACGTTGAACGAAGGTGAAATAACCAAACTCGGCAGTTGTGGGATAATCATCTGCTCGATTTGAGAGACATGATTCCCCGTAATTATGAAGACAGCTAACCTGCTCTTGATTGGCCGCAAGTCCATTACACAGGAGAGTGGGCAGAGTGCCCCGTGAGTTCCCGAAAACTCGTGATTCCGATGACATCGACCTGGACGAGCTCGGCGTATACAATTGGTTGCAACCACCACCGCCCTCAGCACAGCTGGCAACTGAAACACTATCGGTTTAATTATTTCCTACGGCATAACTGCCGGGAAATATTCCCTGCACCCTAGAGGTATTTGACCTTGGCAAACAGTTCCCATTAATTTATCTGCAGTGGGAACTGAGGAATTCGGCTTTGgaacagattttttttctatCCTGGGACATTTCTGGAGCCAGTTTAGCACAATGTTCAGACATCAGAGTGACATCAAGAGTCATCCGTCTTCTAAATTGCGACGTGTCACACCCCATTTGTCTTCAGCGGTCTCTGCCACCTGCTGACGAAATCAGTCATTGGCTGTCCGGAAGAAGGGTTCcttcccaaaatgtcaactgtttattcctttccacagatgctacctggctagCTCAGTTCTTCCACCACTTTGTGTGCGTCACCTACTACCAAACCCTCCACACAAATGGAATGAACAGTCGTGGTAAAAGAATCAAATCAGACGTAGATACATTGTTGGAAGAATGTAATTTTCAGGATTCATAATTCACAATACATAATTGGTTGCAAGTGGCTTCTCAttttgatagggtggtaaagggcCTTTTtgcaacattggccttcataagttagagtacggagacaggaactgagAAGATATATTAAAGTTGTATAAGTCGCTAGGGATGCGAAATATAGATTATTCCGTGCAGCTCATGAACCCTGGGGCTTGCCGTAGAGCGTTGAGTTTCTCGGGTTTTTGAACACTTGTGCATGCTAATCAATGTCTTAATTAGAGTCTTTAAACCCTTGTCTTTTTGGTTTCCTCTCGTCAAGTTAATTGTCGCATTCCAAGCTTATATAAACCAGTGCCTTGGTGGGTGTATGATGTCGGTGTGAATGAGTTGTTCGTGGTGTCGCACAGTCGCTCCGCCGAGGCTCTGTCCATGTTTCAATATCTAACTTATGGTTTCCGTCTCTTTCTGGGAATCCTGCCGTTCCTCCGCACTTGGGCCCAGTCCTCCGAGAACGCAGCGTGACAGCTAGGACCTACCTATTGGAAAGATTATAATGACATTGAAGCACACTAAAAATTTCcggggatgttgccgggacttactTCCATGAGTCGCTGTAAAGGTTGAttagactttatttcctggaccTTAAGTCATGAGGGAATATTTGATCGAACCATGGAAAATTTTGAGGGGTCTGAATAGAGTGAATCAAACAGGCCATTGCTGCTGAGCTTCCTTAAAACTTGAACCAGGGGTCACAGATTAGGTGTGAAAggcgaaatgctggaggagaacTGCGGGGGATCTTCTTCATTCCGAGGTTGGTGCGAGAGTGGAACGCGCGGCCCGACGAAATGGTGGAGGCGGATCCGGTTGCAACACTCAACCAAAGTATGGATGGGTATACGGATGGATGGGAGAGTTATGGAGAGTTATGGTGCGGAAGCCGGTCGATGGGACAGAATAACTGTTCTGGGCGGTTTGGCTGAACCAAAGGGCCGCCTTCTCTGCTGCAGTGTTTCGTAACTCTGTATCTGGAGGATATATTGAGTCGGTAACGCGTCAATTCTTGACCCGACTACGAATGGGGTATATCGAAGTTACAGCTATTCTAGTCATCaggtttatttttcttttagagCGCTAGGCGAAAGAAACACGACGCGACTTCACATCAACCGATTTGAGATTGGGATTACCATTGCTTCCCCTAACTGTACGAATAGCCAATACAATATTCTGTAAAGCCTAAATGTTGAGCTCTGTGCTGAAAGGCCATTCCACTACACACACCCCCCCGCAATCCCCGCCCACCCCTGTCCAAAATTCCCACAATCTTTCTATCCAGTCCCTCCACCCCGCTTGCTTTACTAGTAGAAAGCAATCAATAGTAAAACATGGATCGGCTTGTAATTCGTGGGGTCCCACGGGGAAGTATGGTCGAGTTCCAGAACGACCCAATCTATGTGAACAACCTGACTGATGGGAACAGGGTAATATTTCCAAACTAAGTAggaatgtgaagaacaaaagaagtTGTTGCACAGCACTGAACAAAGGAATGTGATTCACCATTTGCCAACCGAGACTGAAGCTTGCCTACTCCAACGACAAGAAATACACACGGGATGTCTCGCCGGTGACCCCGATGTTATTCAGCCATGAATCTTTCACTCTGTCATCAGTCCCCTGTTAAGAACCTACACAGGCGATATAAACCAAAGTTGAACGACCGCGTGGCAGTGGAACTGCAGAATAAAAGCTGCGCTTGACTCCCGAGAGACAGGTGATAGTCGCTCTGTCACTGTGGAGAACCAGACTTGGGACGATCATGGTATGCATGAAGTAGTTGTGTGCATGCGACTACTTACCTCGTCTTGGGTAAACTGTATGGCAGACTTTGAGTTGCCCCATTTGACTGTTCCGAGGTTAAACAAACCAGGACATAGTGTTAGTAGCTTACCTGCATACTTCTGAGCTCTGTCTGTCTCTTGTCTCTGTCTCTGCAGAAACTCCTACTGTGTTTCGCTCTGCTGCTGCTCGCTGCTCAGCAGTCGGAATCCTTTTGCACTTTGATTCAACGGACACCACGGGATGGTAATTATACTCTTGGCTCAGCGCTAACGCTCGCTGGGGTTGGCTCCCCGTCTGTTCCCCCGTCAGGTTAGCCTGAGGGTGTTGGAGGATGTCGTCTTTCACCAGTCCCTTAGCTTGTGGCGGGCTACTTTGCCGCCTTTCGGCTGCGACACTACACGGTGTCCACATGTGCACTCATTATATTTAAGTGCGTCCGCTCCTGCTCCTAACCAATATGTAACCCTGAACTGGTACTGAGAAGTCAAATCGACTATTGACGACGATTTGCTTGTATGGGATCGTTCTGTTCACATATCGGATGCCATTCTTCCCCTGCCAGAACGAGGACATTTCCCAAGCTGTTTGCTGGCCGGCAATTAAATCAAGTCTGAGATTAGGTTATTTGCCCCGTCACCTTTTGGACGCGCTCTCCCCACCCCAACCACCAACTCCTGGTTAAATTCCCCTGTCCCGGAAACCCCAGTACAAAGTACATTCCCATCGTGAGTTCAGATTCTTTATTTCTAAGTTGACTGACCACGTTCCTGACATGAGCAAACCTGAGCCAAGTCGGTAACGGACCCCGGGTGTCAGCCAGGAGACGGCGTCACTTCAATTATGAGCACAGTCAACACTTAAAATCGCAAAGTTTCGGCTGTGGGGCGAACGTGTAGTTTTGTTAAGTTGCCATAGGTGGCAGCTGAATTGCCTGGCGTTATCCCACCTTTCATCTTCGACAACAACAAAGGTTCAATGTACAGTGGGCTTTTTCACCAAATTCATCAACtagcatctccccccccccccccaccccaccccacacccgtCAGTTCAATGACcccttccagcacctgcagcttgGATGAGATCTGGGCTTGAAGCTGGCCCAGGTGGTCACGGTGAAACCATTGGTTATCGGTTTATGCTTAGACCCCCAGCGAGTGGTGGCAAGCCGGGAGTGAACGGCTAACACCCGCTCTCAGTTGGTGCTGGGAGCTGATTGGAGCTGGGTGTTGAGTCCGGCGATGTAGACAAGTAGCGGGTGTGACTGAACTGTTGATCTCATGTCCCGCGTGCAGTTCAGCAACCGGGGTGTGGAAACCGGCCCTCTCCAGAGAGCAAAATGGATCGTTTTATGTTGAATGCACATTGAGTTAACCCCAGAACCTAAGAATGCTAAACCTATCTTTATCACCTACAGGGTCGAGTTTATCGGAGCAGCCCTGCATTGACCCACTCGACGGGGCGTCGTACCCAGTAGGAGAAACATGGATAGACGCCGACTGCATGAGATGCTCCTGCGGTGTTAATACTACTGAATGCTGTACGACGTAAGTAGTCCTGCGCTGGTCAGCACACATAGACCGACCCCGACAAGTGGTCTAGATCACTGAGTTCTGGTGGGCGGCTCCCGATGCCTGTGAAGGAACAACCCCCGAGAAGGACTGCTGTAAGAACCTCCGACGCGTTGTGCCCTTCTCTGGCCCATTGCTATCATTCTCCAACTACACACTTAGGTGTTGTGAGAGTGGGATGAAGCAATTACACGATAAAATCGCACCTCAGCTGATCCTGTACCGCAACACCTGTCCTTTCCTGATATCTCCTCATCCCGTAAATATGTCTGTAACTTTCGGTTTTCAATGACTGAGCAGCCTTTCCGATCACCTGAATCATGAGTTCCTGACTGAAGATTTCCCATGTGAAACAGACGTAAATACTTACTGGCCGATACTactgagaatgattccaggtacAAAGGTCATTTTTATGTGATATGGGGAGGGTTGGATGATCTTTCGACCCAATGTCCATTGCAGGATGTCTTACCGTAACAAGGACGATCCCTTTACACTCATAGATGTTGATGAATCCTCCAACTGATTCCATTAGTTTGTTCGGGATCACAAATTTATGTTTGCACGGCAACataccctccttccctcctgtgaTTCTGAAGATCTGATATATTGATGATTGGATTGTTGATCTGTTCTCCAGGTACGTCAGACCAGTTGGCTACTCCGAAGATTGTGAGGCAAAGTTCAATTGCCGAGAGTGTCGGTATCGAGTCTACCGGAAGGACAACCCGGCTATTGAATGTGAATTCAGCGGAGCTGTTGGAAAATGAGCTGGAGTGCTCAGTCAGCTCCCTTCCAGTCGAGACGAAATCATCAATTTGATAAAGGATATCATGTCTGCTTCATGATAAATATATTCATCCATTAATTTCCAATCAATATCTTGTCTATCATTTATTAGCAAATGGCTGAGAGAGTGAAGAGTCTGAGAAAGTGTCCGACGGATTTGACAAGTTAAATGTGTGAGAAGCCTTTGATTGGAATGAGTGAAAGTAACGGATCTAAGAATGTGTTCATCAGCAGAGGTGTGAGTGTTAATTACGGGGTGCAGGTATATGCATTTACCAGGGCTTGAATggtgttatatggttatatggatggtG from Hypanus sabinus isolate sHypSab1 chromosome 1, sHypSab1.hap1, whole genome shotgun sequence includes these protein-coding regions:
- the LOC132391844 gene encoding beta-microseminoprotein-like isoform X2 is translated as MSMNRSSCEIYGTQRLLTITRLCAAAICERKEEAWRRRIAGSSLSEQPCIDPLDGASYPVGETWIDADCMRCSCGVNTTECCTTYVRPVGYSEDCEAKFNCRECRYRVYRKDNPAIECEFSGAVGK
- the LOC132391844 gene encoding beta-microseminoprotein-like isoform X1, translating into MLEENCGGSSSFRGWCESGTRGPTKWWRRIRLQHSTKKLLLCFALLLLAAQQSESFCTLIQRTPRDGSSLSEQPCIDPLDGASYPVGETWIDADCMRCSCGVNTTECCTTYVRPVGYSEDCEAKFNCRECRYRVYRKDNPAIECEFSGAVGK